The stretch of DNA TACCTGGCCAGCCACCAGCCCCTCCCCTACCCCAACCTCCTCCTCTCCCCCGGGCCCAGGAAGGGCAAGGGAAAGCCCCTCTCCCATGACGAGGCCAAGTGGCTCCTCAAGGAGTTGGCCCGCTTCACCGGGGTGGGCCACAAGGAGAAGCCGGGGAAGAAGGGGGACCTCCTCCACCGCCTGCGCTGGCGGGCCATCCGCAACTTCCTCAAGGCCGGCCACCCCAAGGAGAAGGTGGCCTACTGGACCGGGATGCGGAGCCTCCTCCTGCCCGGGTGGGGGGAGGGGTAGGAGAACGGGAAGCGGGGGATCAGGAGTCGAGAACCGAAAACCCTCTGCCCCCATAGGGAAGCTTCTTGGATCACCCGTGGCGGGTGTTAGCCTCGCGCGGTGGAGCCCGTTTACGCCATCTATGTGGACGAGCACGGGGAAACAGGGGGTGACTTGACCTCCCCCCAACAGCCCTTCTACGTCCTCTTCGCCACCTTCGTTCAGGCCGGTTCCCCCTACCTTGCCTTGGAAGCGAGCCTGCGGGAGGTGGCCGCCGGACTGGCCATCCAGCTTGGCCTGAAGCACCTCGCCCCGTTGCATGCGGTGGAGCTGTACCAGCGCGCGGGGTTGTACCGCAACCCCACCTCCGGCGGCCGCTTGGGGGTAGGACAAGCCGTGGAGAGCTTCCTCAAGATCACCCGCTTGGTGGCCCAAGGAGCGGAGGGATTCGTGGCCGTTCACCTGGACAAGGGTGCCCTTGCTGGCCTCCTTGGAAAAGGGCGCCTTTCCAAGGAGGGGCTCTTGTACCTGCGTGAGGCCCTCTTCGCCCAGCTCCTGGAGGAGGTGGCGAGCCAGCTTCGCGCCAACAAGGGGTACGGCTTCCTCTTCGTTGAAAGCCGGTCCTCCCCTCAAGATGTCCCTCTCCTGGGAAGGGTTTTCGCAAAGCTCCGCTCAAGCTGGGGAGACTTTCCCCTACTGGGCGTTCCCTCGGCCGTGAGCAAGGAACATCTCATGACCGCCGTGGCCGACTTTCCCGCTTACAGAAAAGGGGGTGTGGGGGCCATAATGCCCCGGTTTTCAAACCGGGGATCCATGAACCCCCACGCGCTCCGAAGGAGCGGGTAGCGGGATAAGCGAAAAGCGCGCTATCCTACGTGGAGGACGGGGATGCGCAAAGCCTTCAAGTACCGCCTCTACCCCACCCAGCCCCAGGCCAAGGACCTGGAGCGCACCCTAGACCTCTGCCGCCACCTCTACAACGCCGCCTTGCAGGAGAGGAGAGAGGCCTACAAGAAGGCGAAGAGAAGCGTGTCCTTCTCCGAGCAAACGCGGTGGCTCCCAGAGATACGAGCCAACTTGCCGGAGTACAAGCGCGTCCACTCCCAAGTCCTTCAGGATGTCCTCCAAAGGGTAGAGAGGGCCTTTCAAGGCTTCTTCCGCCGGCTCAAAGCCAAAAACGGGAAGGCGGGCTACCCCCGCTTCAAGGGAAAGGGGCGCTACGACTCCTTCACCTTCCCCCAGGCCTACGCCACCGGGGTCAAGCTCCAGGAAGGGGGGAAGCGGGTTCTTATCCACGGCGTCGGCTCGGTGAAGGTCAAGATGCACCGACCCCTGGAGGGGAAACTGAAGACCGCCACCGTCAAGCGGGAGGGGAAAGCGTGGTACATCGTCTTCATATGCGAGGTGGAGCCCAAACCGCTTCCCCAAAGCACCGAAGCCATTGGCATAGACTTGGGCACCAACCCCCACTTCCTGGTCACTTCCGAGGGGGAGAAGGTAGAAGCTCCCAGGCACTACCAGAGGACGCAAGAAAGGATAGCCAGGAAGCAAAGGGAACTATCCCGCAAGAAGCGGGGTAGTCGCCGATACTGGAAGATCAGGGAAGAGCTAGCAAAACTCCACAGGAAGATAGCCAGGCAACGGCTCAATTTTCACCACACAGTCGCGAGGAGCCTGGTCAACCGCTATGGGACCATCGTTCACGAGGACCTGAACATCCAGGGCCTGTCCCGCTCGCCTCTTGCCAAGGGAGTCTTGGATGCGGGCTGGGCCCAGTTTCTCCGAATCCTCGCCTACAAAGCGGCGGCTCACCGCGTAGGCGGTAGTGTTCTAGCTGGTAGGCGGGTCATCGGGGTAGACCCCAAACACACGAGCCAGGATTGTCCCAAATGCGGCCACAGGGAGAAGAGACCCCTGTGGGTCAGGGAGTTCACCTGCCCCGCTTGTGGGACTCTCCTGCACCGGGATGTGGCCGCCGCGCGGAACATCCTGGCTAAGGCCTGGACGGGGCCTTCGGGGATGGTTGAGGCTTTCTCCCCAACCTAAACCGAGAAGCCTCGGACTTCAGTCCGAGGAGTCGTCACGTGTACGGCCATGCGCTACGGGTAGCGCGGGGGAAGTTACCCCTGGCGTCCGCCCGCAAAGACCTGGTAGAAGCTTACGAAACATGGATATACCCTCGTCTCCTGGCAGAGCGGTCGGCAAACGAGGAGGTGGCCAAACGATTAAGGGAGAGCCCCTCTCTTTGAGGGGCAAATAAACGTACTAGGACCGGGCGTTGCCCGGTCCCAGTCCCTAAAAAGAGGCTACCATTGACCCCCCTAGCACGTCAAGGACGTGGGGGCTTGCCTTGCAAACTCCACCCCGAGTCATCCATCCTAGAGCCCTGGGCAAGCGCGGCTTTCCCCGACGAGAGCCAAGCCCCAAGGAGGTCCTCACCCACCGCCTTCGCCTGGCCCAGGAGGTGGAGGCTCACCTCCCGCCCCAAGACCCTGACCCCCCTTTTACCTCATGGACACCACCGGCCTGGGCTACCGGAGCAAGGACCAAATTCTGCGGTACCGCCGGGGGGCGGAGGCGCGGCGGGCGCGGGGGCATAGCCGGCTCCTGGCCCTGGTGCGGTCGGAGCGGGGGAGGAAGCTCCTCTGGCCCTTTGGGGGGAGTGTGGGGGCGGAGTACGCGCCGGACCCTGTCCTGGGGGCTTGGGCCTTGGGGAGGTTTCGTCCCCGTGGGGGAAGGTTGCTGGCGGACACGGGGTTTGACGGGCAGGGGGTGTGGGAAAGGGTGGCGGAGCTGGGGCTTTGTCCCCAGATCCGGTTGCGGGGCGGGGGCGAGGTGCGAGAGGGATTGCGGGCGTGGGGGCGGGAGGTGTGGGGCCCTGGGGTGTGCCGGTTTCGTGCGCCCTTGAGGCTTGTGATCTCTCTCCTTTCCCTTCTCCCTCCCCCGCCGGGGTACAAGGCAATTTACTAGGCAAGCCCGCTTGGGTTAAACTAACCCACGTGGGAACGCACAAGACAGCCCGGGACTACGCTGCCCTCCTGGACCTCGATCCCAGGGATCGTCCCCTTTACCCCATCCGAGAGGCAGCGCGATACCTGGGTCTGTCGGAAGCAACCCTACGCTCCTGGGTTCGCGGTCGGCGTTACCCGAAGAGGGAACGCCCCGGTTTCGCTTCGCCCCTTATCGAGACACCCGGGAGCCAGCCTTACCTTTCCTTCTTTAACCTGGTGGAAGCCAACGTTCTGGCGGCCTTGCGCCAGAAACACCGTATCCCCATGCGCCGGATCCGCTCCATGGTGGAGTATGCCAAAACGGTTTTGGGCCAACCCCGCCCGCTTCTCCTGGATCTAGAAGCAGGCCTGGGTGACGTCTTTCTCAAGCAGGGAACGGAGCTTCTCGCCCTTACCCGAACCGGACAGTTAGCCCTCCAAGAGGTGTTGGAAAGCTACCTCTCCCGGGTGGAAAGGGACGAAAAGGGCCTTCCCCTTCGTTTCCATCCCGCCGTAGGTGCCCGCCTTCGGAGCGAGCGGGTAGTCCTAGACCCCAGGGTCGCTTTCGGGGCCCCCAACGTACGTGGGGTGAAAACCTCGGTCATTGCCCTGCGCTTCAACGCCGGCGAGAGCCTGGAGGAGATT from Thermus sp. LT1-2-5 encodes:
- a CDS encoding transposase, which encodes MRKAFKYRLYPTQPQAKDLERTLDLCRHLYNAALQERREAYKKAKRSVSFSEQTRWLPEIRANLPEYKRVHSQVLQDVLQRVERAFQGFFRRLKAKNGKAGYPRFKGKGRYDSFTFPQAYATGVKLQEGGKRVLIHGVGSVKVKMHRPLEGKLKTATVKREGKAWYIVFICEVEPKPLPQSTEAIGIDLGTNPHFLVTSEGEKVEAPRHYQRTQERIARKQRELSRKKRGSRRYWKIREELAKLHRKIARQRLNFHHTVARSLVNRYGTIVHEDLNIQGLSRSPLAKGVLDAGWAQFLRILAYKAAAHRVGGSVLAGRRVIGVDPKHTSQDCPKCGHREKRPLWVREFTCPACGTLLHRDVAAARNILAKAWTGPSGMVEAFSPT
- a CDS encoding DUF433 domain-containing protein, which gives rise to MGTHKTARDYAALLDLDPRDRPLYPIREAARYLGLSEATLRSWVRGRRYPKRERPGFASPLIETPGSQPYLSFFNLVEANVLAALRQKHRIPMRRIRSMVEYAKTVLGQPRPLLLDLEAGLGDVFLKQGTELLALTRTGQLALQEVLESYLSRVERDEKGLPLRFHPAVGARLRSERVVLDPRVAFGAPNVRGVKTSVIALRFNAGESLEEIAADYGLQEEEVKEALVFEGLGTDAQAA